The Leptospira sp. WS60.C2 genome includes the window TCATCCGAAGCCTCCGAAGCGTTGAAAAGTGCTTCTCTAAGTGGGTCGGAATTGGTGAGGATGGCGGCTGCTTCATGTCCAAGGGCAATGATTACCGCACCGGTAAGCGTTGCCAAGTCAACCATATAGTCTGGTTTGTAGTTTTTAGATACATAGGACAAAACATCACCTAACACAAGTCTACCTTCGGCATCAGTGTTTTGCACTTCTACAGTCGTTCCATTATAAGCAGTATACACATCACCAGGTTTGATTGCTTTTCCATCAGGCATGTTTTCTGCAACACCAATGGCTGCGATGATATGAATTGGAATTTCTAAAGCGGCAATGGCACCGATGGCATGAATGGTGGCTGCTGCACCACACATATCATATTTCATTTCGTGCATTTCACCTGGTGGTTTTAACGAAATTCCTCCCGTATCAAAGGTTAATCCTTTTCCAACAATCGCAAATTTCTTTTTGGCTTTTGCCGGTTTGTATTCCAAAATCACCATTTTCCCTTCGAGCTCAGAGCCGCGAGAAACAGCGAGGATTCCACCCAGGCCTTCTTTTTTGAGTTGTGCTTCGTCCCATACTTTCACCGAGAGTTTGTATTCTTTTGCAATTTCTTTAGCTCTGGAAACGAAGTCGTTAGGTGTAAAGTAATTTGCAGGCAAGTGGGCAATGTGACGGGCACCATTGACGTGTTTTGCGACGATTTTACTTTTCGAAAGTCCTTGTTCTGCTAAATCGTGTGCAGTTTTATCTTCAAACTTTAAGAAAACAGCACCCACTTTCTTTTTCTCTTTGTCTT containing:
- a CDS encoding leucyl aminopeptidase, with protein sequence MKIEISPLQIQIGQFKSGSFYKLIPIFQEDVKEELGKKFPVQIETKVFSGELGKEFRDEVSHTIYLGLGEKEKLNFRKFISHFFKYGEKILNYDGMGLEIHISKALSKKFSADRIAYQIANTLFIGSYPVSVLQTKKKDKEKKKVGAVFLKFEDKTAHDLAEQGLSKSKIVAKHVNGARHIAHLPANYFTPNDFVSRAKEIAKEYKLSVKVWDEAQLKKEGLGGILAVSRGSELEGKMVILEYKPAKAKKKFAIVGKGLTFDTGGISLKPPGEMHEMKYDMCGAAATIHAIGAIAALEIPIHIIAAIGVAENMPDGKAIKPGDVYTAYNGTTVEVQNTDAEGRLVLGDVLSYVSKNYKPDYMVDLATLTGAVIIALGHEAAAILTNSDPLREALFNASEASDDRVWELPLWEEYGEDLKSDIADLKNITGGGKGAGTISAGVFLSKFVDESINWAHIDIAGAAWRKKKSGTQFHGPTGYGVRLLVDLAKELANK